A single window of Pseudophryne corroboree isolate aPseCor3 chromosome 5, aPseCor3.hap2, whole genome shotgun sequence DNA harbors:
- the SCAP gene encoding sterol regulatory element-binding protein cleavage-activating protein: protein MCDKQRYKLYMIGAGRLISPAFPDLADLNKRMPAEACMLPAKSRTPRYERQQALRPNTPHTITLQPFRNLRLPKRLRLIYFFARTRLAQRIIMTGTVVWIGILLYTDPTGLRTYLTTVQVTEQSPMGEAGVPPLPVPVLPASDPQSSLSIFPTGSSQLLDNQSQRDHQEVLETLRGGLEVSPRGWVESHPKDQSKLRPQTKEDQAYTEVTWGPEDQETWRKLSFRHWPTLFSYYNITLAKKYISILPMIPITLYLTPEEVSEARHPHEAQNSHIFQPQRDGRPEDDKAVPPPGKAQGHVDVTLYKVAALGLASGIFLVLLLFCLYRLLCPKNYGQNGLSHNRRKKGDLPCDDYGYSPPETEIVPLVLRGHLMDIECLASDGMLLVSCCLAGQIRVWDAQTGDCLTVIPKHGLRRDSSGIFEYQDTWDQLSDCKYSPEDSLENGYLLKRRPTTAQPPLFYDQPDLSSFIDSNFSEQVRQKDPGNDQQGADTAGYDFSSLVQCAYEEHGASGMGTFSPVFSPAPYGHCQLAPAGRSRSPGSRAEGGCVSARRKSSAEELVFCNGTSSPVSGWAEDFDSSVWSLGLQGNLIVAGRSNGKLEVRETLTCMY, encoded by the exons ATGTGCGACAAGCAGCGCTATAAATTATACATGATTGGCGCTGGCAGGTTAATCTCGCCGGCCTTCCCGGAT CTCGCTGACCTGAACAAGCGAATGCCAGCTGAAGCCTGCATGCTGCCAGCCAAGTCCCGCACACCCAGATACGAGCGCCAACAAGCCCTGCGTCCCAACACCCCTCACACCATTACCCTGCAGCCCTTCCGGAATTTGCGCCTTCCCAAAAGACTCCGCCTCATCTACTTCTTTGCCAGGACGCGACTGGCTCAGAGGATCATCATG ACAGGAACTGTGGTCTGGATTGGAATCCTGTTGTATACCGACCCTACCGGCCTTCGCACCTACCTGACTACGGTTCAGGTCACAGAGCAGAGTCCTATGGGCGAAGCAGGGGTGCCCCCTCTTCCTGTGCCCGTCCTGCCAGCTTCTGACCCCCAGAGCTCACTCTCTATCTTCCCTACCGGCTCCTCACAACTGCTGGATAACCAGTCTCAAAGAGACCACCAGGAGGTACTGGAGACCCTCCGAGGGGGATTGGAGGTAAGCCCCAGAGGCTGGGTAGAAAGCCACCCAAAGGACCAAAGCAAACTCAGACCACAGACTAAGGAGGACCAGGCCTACACGGAGGTGACCTGGGGCCCAGAGGATCAGGAAACCTGGAGGAAGCTGTCCTTCCGCCACTGGCCTACACTCTTCAGCTACTATAACATCACCCTGGCCAAGAA GTACATCAGCATCTTACCAATGATTCCCATCACCCTGTACCTCACCCCGGAGGAGGTGTCTGAGGCCCGACACCCACATGAAGCTCAGAACTCCCACATCTTCCAACCCCAGCGGGACGGACGTCCAGAGGACGACAAAGCAGTTCCTCCTCCCGGCAAAGCTCAGGGGCACGTAGATGTCACCTTGTACAA AGTTGCTGCTTTGGGTCTAGCTTCTGGGATTTTTCTGGTtctacttctcttctgtctgtaccGGCTGCTGTGCCCTAAAAACTATGGACAGAACGGGCTGTCTCACAACCGGCGTAAGAAGGGGGACCTGCCGTGCGATGACTACGGTTACTCACCGCCTGAGACCGAAATCGTGCCACTGGTTCTGAGAGGTCATCTCATG gACATTGAGTGTCTGGCCAGCGACGGTATGCTGTTAGTGAGCTGCTGTTTGGCCGGTCAGATCCGCGTGTGGGACGCACAGACTGGAGATTGTCTCACTGTTATTCCTAAGCACGG GCTGCGCAGAGACAGTAGTGGCATCTTTGAGTATCAGGACACCTGGGACCAGTTATCAGATTGTAAATACAGCCCTGAGGACTCCCTGGAGAACGGCTACCTGCTGAAGAGGAGACCCACCACCGCCCAGCCCCCCCTCTTCTACGACCAGCCAGACCTGTCCAGCTTCATAGATTCAAACTTCTCTGAGCAGGTCAGACAGAAGGATCCCGGGAATGACCAGCAGGGGGCAGACACTGCCGGATATGACTTCAGcagcctggtgcagtgtgcctacgAGGAACATGGGGCTTCCGGCATGGGCACATTCTCCCCGGTCTTCTCACCTGCTCCATATGGACATTGCCAGCTTGCTCCAGCAGGACGGAGCAGGTCGCCTGGAAGCCGCGCAGAGGGGGGATGCGTTTCTGCCAGGAGGAAAAGCTCGGCAGAAGAGCTTGTGTTCTGTAATGGGACGTCTTCCCCGGTCTCCGGCTGGGCAGAAGACTTTGACAGTTCTGTGTGGAGTTTGGGGCTCCAGGGAAACCTGATTGTAGCCGGGCGGAGTAATGGGAAGCTGGAGGTGAGGGAGACACTGACCTGTATGTACTAG